The DNA sequence CCTCTTGCTCCTCAATGAGCAGCGTGCCACCCGGACAACTCAGGCGGGCGAAGGGCGAAAGGTTCGGGAACGTCTTGCGGAAGATCAGGCGGTAGTCCTGCCGAGCATCCCAGACCCGGAGCGTATTCCCACCGCCCACCACGTAACGCCCGCCGCACACTGCTGCTCGGGCGGACGGAATGTTCGAGTCGTCCAGGCGTGTCTTGAACTTGCCGTCCGGGCCGTAGATTTGTAGTCCAATTCCGTGATTGCCCCTCAGCGGCCACGACCACATCACGAGCGTGTCCGGGCCGACGGAAGCGGTCGTCTCAACCTCGGGGGTCCAGTCCGCGCCGTCCGTTTTCATGGTCTGCACCATGCCCCTCACAGCCTGCGCCGTCTTCTCAGGCATCCCCAGAAACACGTCGTACTTCGGGGCTGATGCGAGGGCCAGCGCAGCGAGCAGAGTCGGCAACATGCCTCACCGTAAGAGGGCAAGCTGACCCCTCGCTGAGCATTCCCAGGAGGGTCGGCCCCGCTCCTCACTCCCCCACCACGCCCTGCAACAACCCATACCCCCGCACCTCGTCCGCCGTCACGCCGCACGCCTCCTCCAGCGCCGTTACCGTGCGGTCCAACTCGGCGAAGAGGGCCTGGAGACGCGGACGGTCCCGCCCGCCGGGAGAGGCGCGGTAGGCGTCCACGAGGAGGCGGTAATACTGCAAGGTGCCCTCCTGCCCCCGGTTGAAGCGGGTGAAGAACGCGGCGCGGGCCTCGGCCCCGTCCCCGGCGGTCAGCACGTCGGTCAGGATGCTGCGGGCATTGTGCAGCTTGTCGGACGCGCTGACGAGGAGCGAGGAAGCGTCCTCGTGGGCGAGGCGGCGGAGGTAGGCCGTCTTGCGCTCGACCCACGGGGCCTTCTTCTCGCCCGCCTTCGGGGCCGCGTCGGTCGCGCCGTCCACGAGTCGGGCGACCTCCGGCCCGAAGAGCCGTTCGATCTCACCCTGCAACTCGGAGGCGTCCCGGTGCGTGTACTCCGGGCCGTCCTCCAGCGCGTCGTGGAGCAGGGCGGCGATGGCCTCCGCCTCCGTCCCGCCGAACTCCAGCGCCACCGACGCCACGCCGAGCAGGTGCGAGAGGTAGGGCGTCCGCGTGCCCTTGCGGTACTGCCCGGTGTGCCACTCGTGCGCGAGCCGGAGGGCAGTGGGGAAGTCGTCGGTCAGTGGGAAAGCTTCTGCGTTCGTCGTCATGCCTGAACCATAGGACAGGGCCGAGGTGCGGAGGCGCGCATGAGCCGTCCCCGAAACGTCAGGTCAACGAAGCCAAGAGCCTCTCTGTTGGTTCTGGCGACTGGAAGCTGGCGACTGGCGACTCCTCCCTACTCCACCACATCTATCCCCGCCTCCCGCACCCGCGCCCGCACGTCCCGCGCGCCCTCGCCCGTCACGCGCATGACGAAGCGGCGTCGGGGCTGGCCTTCCTTCGCCCCCTGCCCGGACGTGGCGACGCTGATGATGTTGCTCGGCAGCACCGCCCCCGCCGCCCGCGCGAGGCTGCCGGGCGTGTCGGGCATGTCCAGCGTCAGGCGGGTGCCCCCCTCGCGCAGCCCCAGGATGTCGGTGAAGGCGCGCAGCACGTCCGTGATCGTCACCATGCCGCACAGCCGCCCGGAGGCGTCCAGCACGGGCAGACCGCCCACGTCGTGCTCCTGCATCCGCAGCGCCGCGTCCTCCATATATTCGTTCGCGCGCACGGTGATCACGGGCCGGGCCATCATCTCGGAGACGGTCAGGCGGCTGAGGAGCGAGGTCAGCTCCCACACGCTCAGGGTGGTCGCCTGACTCGGCACGGCGTCCTTGAGGTCCTTGCGCGTGGTGATGCCCACCAGCCGCTCCCCCTCCATCACGGGCAGACGCCGAAACCCCCGCTCCCGCAGCAGCCGCAGCGCCTCCATCACCGGCGTGTCCGGCGTCACCGTCAGGGGATCAGGCGTCATCCAATCGCGTACGAGCATGGCCCACCTTACAAGGCTGGACTCCCGACATGTTTTGCTGATTGCTGACGGCTGAAAGCTGACAGCTCCCACCTGACCGCCCCCTGATCCGGCGTGTGAGACAACTGTGAAGAGATTCATTCGGCTCAGAAAGGGCCGTGCTAGCTTGCCCGCCATGAAGATGAACGCCAAGGCGCTTGCGCCCGTTGCCCTCGTCGCCGCCTTCGGGCTGGGGACCCTCGCGCCGCACGCGCAAACGACGCCGCAGAAGATCGGTTTCGTGGACGTGCAGCGGGTGCTGGCCGCCCACCCCGCCGACAAGGACCTCCAGACCATCCAGAAGCAGGCGGAGACCGAACTCGGCGCGCTCGGCAAGCAGATTCAGGCCATTGACGCGAAGGGCGCGCAGGCCACCGCCGCCGAGAAGCAGAGCCGCACCACCCTCGTCTCGACCTACGAGGCGAAGGCGAAGTCCTTCCAGACCCAGGTCCAGCCCAAGACCCAGGCCGTGGAAAAGGCCGTGGACACCGCCGTGAACGCCGTGGCGAAGGCCAACGGCTACAGCGTCGTGATGGACCGTGGGGTTGCCGCCCGCAGCGGCCTCGTGATCTACGCCGAGAACACCACCGACCTGACCGACGCGGCCCTCAAGGCCCTCAAGCCCTGATTCACGTCTGAGCGGAGCCGCTCACCCGGCCCCCGCCGCGCGCGGGGGTTTGCCTTTGGGGCAAGCGGTCAGCCGTCGGCTCTCAGCCGTCAGCATCCTCAACAGGTACGCTGAGATGGAAAGGACCTCTTTGATGAAACCTGCCCTGCTCATCCTCCCCCTCGCCCTTCTCGCCACCGTGCCGCAGGCCCAGCAAAAGCGTAGCCGCGTGGGCTTCGTGGACGTGCGGCAGGTCGTGGCCGCGCTGCCCGGCAATGCCGCCTACCTCGCGCTCAGCAAGAGGGTGGATGCCGACCTGAAGGGCAAGCAGACGAACCTCCAGCAACTCATCACCCGCGCGAACAGCACCCGCACCGCCGCCGACCGTCAGGCCGCGCAGAGGGCGCAGCAGGCCTTCGTGAGCGCCCAGCAGGGCTACCAGCAGCGCCTCGCCACCGAGTTCAAGCCGCTGCAAGGTCGCATCAACACCACGGTGACGAACGTTGCCAGGACGAGCGGCTTCACGGTCGTCCTCGACAGCCGCGTCGCCGCGCAGACGGCCCTGGTGATTTATGCGAACACGCAGGCGACGGACCTCACGCCCGCCGTGCTCAGGGCGATCAAGAAATAGGAGTTCAATCCGACAGGCCCCCTTCCGCACATTCGGAGAGGGTCTTCCCTTTGGCCCACGCTGTACCCTGCCGCCCATGACGGAAGACGGGCAGGACAAGGACAGAGTGGAGATGGAGGAGACGCCCTCGGCGCGTGAGGTCATCTTCGGGGCGCAGGAGGAGCGCATCCTCGCGCGGCTCTCGGCGCTCGACCCCGACCTGATGGCCTATGTCCGCGACTTCGCCTACGACACGGTGTACGAGCGGCCCGGCCTCGACCTGCGGACGAAGGAATTGATCGCCTGCGCGCTGCTGGTGAGCCTCGGCAGCCCGCCGGAGTTGCGGACGCACCTGCGCGGTGCCCTGCGGGCCGGGGCAACCGAGGCCGAGGTGCGCGAGACGCTGCTGCTGTGCGTGCCGTACCTCGGCTTTCCGCGCGTGGTGGCGGCCTTTGCCCAGCTTCAGGCGCTCTTGGAGACTGGGCAGCAAAACGCCCCCACCCGCGAGGAGTGAGGGCGACGGACGGGGAGACTCAGAACGTCGTCTTGATGCCGATGCGCGCCTTGAACACGGTGCCGGGGCGAATAAAGCGGTCGCTCACTGCACTGTAGCTGCCGTCGTTGGTGGCGAAGGAATCGGTCGTCACTGAGCCGTCGGGTCCCGTGGTGGTGCTGTTGATCGTGGTATTGAAGAACTGGTCCACGCCCACATCACCCACGAGGCTGAGGTTGCCCGCCAGCGCGTAGCTCACCATCACGCCCGCGCCGATGCCGAAGGGATTGGTGTCGTAGCGCAGAGTCCCGGTCGAGCCGAAATCCTCCGTCGCGCTGAACCTGCCATAGCGCCCGCCCGCGTAGACGGTGGCACCCACGCCGGGGGTCAGCTCGCCGAGGCTGTACGTGCCGTCCACGCTGGCGACGACGTACTGCCCGCTGCGGTCGGCGTCGAGCACGATGAGGTCGTTCGAGGTGTCGATGGCGTTATTTGCGCGTGTGTAGCTCGCCCCGACCTTGATCCCGAAGGGACCCACCACGTTGGGCGCGTGAACGAACGCCTCGCCGCTGAGGCCGCTCGCGTAGCCACCGGTCAGGCCCAACTCGATGCCGTTGGTGCTGAACGTCTGCGCGCCCGCCGTGGCGAGGCCCGCGCTGAGGGTGAGGGCAATCATCTTCTTCATGTCCTCCGTAGCGTGCCCGCCCAAGATGAGCGCCCGCCCTCACGCACCCTGCGGCGGCTTTAGTCTGGCGACAGACGGGCGTCAGCTTGGGGGGAGGCTGCTGGGGGTGAGGGCCGGGAGTGAGGCGCTGGACCCTGGTACGCCCACGCCCGCCCTGCTAAACTTACACCCGGTCCAATTCTTGACGCCGCCCGGATCAGGGGCAGGCGCACAGGTGAGGCAAGGTGGGGTGAACGCCGCTGTGGGCGCACTCCTGCGGAGGTCACATGAAGATTCTCACGTTGGTCAGGCAGGTGCCCGACGCGGAGGCGCGCGTCAAAATCAACGCCGGAGCGGTGGACCTGGAGGGCACGACCCTCGTCATCGACGGCATGGACGAGTACGGGGTGGAGGAGGCCCTGCGGCTGCGTGAGAGCGGCGCGAACGTCGAGGAGATCGTGGCGCTCGCGGTCGGCCCCAAACGGGTGGAGGACGCGTTGCGAACGGCGCTGGCAATGGGCGTGGACCGGGCGATTCACGTCGAGACCGATGAGAAGCTCGATCCCATCGCCCTGAGCCGCGTCGT is a window from the Deinococcus sp. YIM 134068 genome containing:
- a CDS encoding OmpH family outer membrane protein, yielding MKPALLILPLALLATVPQAQQKRSRVGFVDVRQVVAALPGNAAYLALSKRVDADLKGKQTNLQQLITRANSTRTAADRQAAQRAQQAFVSAQQGYQQRLATEFKPLQGRINTTVTNVARTSGFTVVLDSRVAAQTALVIYANTQATDLTPAVLRAIKK
- a CDS encoding HD domain-containing protein produces the protein MTTNAEAFPLTDDFPTALRLAHEWHTGQYRKGTRTPYLSHLLGVASVALEFGGTEAEAIAALLHDALEDGPEYTHRDASELQGEIERLFGPEVARLVDGATDAAPKAGEKKAPWVERKTAYLRRLAHEDASSLLVSASDKLHNARSILTDVLTAGDGAEARAAFFTRFNRGQEGTLQYYRLLVDAYRASPGGRDRPRLQALFAELDRTVTALEEACGVTADEVRGYGLLQGVVGE
- a CDS encoding carboxymuconolactone decarboxylase family protein — protein: MTEDGQDKDRVEMEETPSAREVIFGAQEERILARLSALDPDLMAYVRDFAYDTVYERPGLDLRTKELIACALLVSLGSPPELRTHLRGALRAGATEAEVRETLLLCVPYLGFPRVVAAFAQLQALLETGQQNAPTREE
- a CDS encoding OmpH family outer membrane protein, with the translated sequence MKMNAKALAPVALVAAFGLGTLAPHAQTTPQKIGFVDVQRVLAAHPADKDLQTIQKQAETELGALGKQIQAIDAKGAQATAAEKQSRTTLVSTYEAKAKSFQTQVQPKTQAVEKAVDTAVNAVAKANGYSVVMDRGVAARSGLVIYAENTTDLTDAALKALKP
- a CDS encoding CBS and ACT domain-containing protein codes for the protein MLVRDWMTPDPLTVTPDTPVMEALRLLRERGFRRLPVMEGERLVGITTRKDLKDAVPSQATTLSVWELTSLLSRLTVSEMMARPVITVRANEYMEDAALRMQEHDVGGLPVLDASGRLCGMVTITDVLRAFTDILGLREGGTRLTLDMPDTPGSLARAAGAVLPSNIISVATSGQGAKEGQPRRRFVMRVTGEGARDVRARVREAGIDVVE